TGTGTATTACATGTTACTATGTTATACCATGTTTTGTGTGTGACATTACAGTTTAGTGCAGTTCAATCATTGCCCACGTAATCAACTGtgtgtaattaattaataacttGGATTAATGTAATTAATGCGTGATCTGCATAATAATAGGTATGGCCTGCCATTTGTGTCCCCAAACAACATTTTAGTGTCAACAATCAATGGTACTGGTGCAGCCATTGAACTGATATATGTGTTGATCTTCATCATTTTTGCCCCAAAGAGGGAGAGGGCCAAAATTCTTGGTCTCTTCACCGCTGTACTTGCTTTGTTCTCTGCTGTGGCATTGGTCTCTCTCTTATCCCTCCACGACAAATCCCGGAAGCTCTTCTGTGGCCTCGCCGCCACCGTGTTCTCCGTCATCATGTATAGCTCGCCGTTCTCGATTATGGTAAGTTTACTTGTATTCATTCATaacattcattcaattttatggTTTAATAATGTGGAATTAATTGGGATTAATTATGTGTTAATTTGTGTATAATGCAGAGCACAGTGGTGAGAACTAAGAGTGTGGAGTTTATGCCATTTTTCTTGTCACTTTTCTCCTTCTTATGTGGAACTTCATGGTTCATCTTTGGCCTACTTGGCCATGATCCATTTGTTGCTGTAAGTATTTACCCTTTTGAATTTCTGTTACTTTTACCAAATACTTTAACATATGGCTGAGATGTCATgggaaaagtaaaaacaatttgatATTTTTGGTACCAAATTTTCAACCCTTTGTCTTTTAACTATATATATGAGCTTTTCTGTtcagcttttttattttttattcccCTCACTAACCCTTTAATTGACTAAAACACAAATTAAGATGTgattcaattcaaatttgaaaactagAACTTGTTAAACTTGAGAGAAACTTAGGTGTAACAAGACGTGCATATTTTTGTGACTATCTCTCTCCTCACATTATCTTTTACCAATGAAAGAGATGTAGACATGCAATGTTATAGGGATACGGTTGCACCTAAGATTTGACGCTTAATAAACGCTTCATCTTACAAATAATGTGATATGTGGCGCAGATTCCAAATGGGTTTGGGAGTGGTTTAGGGGCACTGCAGCTGCTCCTGTACTTCATATACCGTGACAACAAGGGCAAGGGCAGTGGCACCAAGAAGCCCAATGGTGCTGCAACTACTGCTGACGAATCAATGGAGACGGGCGTTGCAAAGCCCGATCAACAACCAAAGCAATCAATTACCATTAATGGCGCCCAAGATGGGCATGTCTAAGAACCCCTGTCTGCTTCCTACAATTGGGTTATTGCCACGTGGCAATGGCTATCACCAAACTtccattttccaatttcttgtcGTTGTTCTGGTCTTGTACGTGTGGTAGCTAATGATGTTGTAATCACAATGCCACTCTAATTAGATATAAGTCCTGATGGAATCAATCATATTACTTGCCGATTTCTCTTTGTTCACTGATTAAATTGTCTTTTCCATGTCAAATATGCGAATAATATTACTTTGGTTACCACTCTATTAGGATAAACTCTTGTTTACGTATGGTAATACTATGACACAAGCTCATGGATTTCTTGTAATTGTGATGCCGCATAAGCAGCCGTACTCAAGATCTTCATTTTTAAAAGGAGAGGATTTTACGATCAGTAATCAAAGGGGCCCATGTAGCTAGCAAAACCCTTGAACATTTAATTCTGAACGTTGAGATTGCCGTGCAATTTGTATCATTGTATCTAATCCTAATGACATGGGAGAATTAGATAGTGATGGAAATCTGTGCCAGAGTCCCCCGGCGGCGGCCCCGCGGGGGAGGTTCAGTGAATCTCTTCTTTCATTGTGACTGAGATTATCACTGTGTTCAATTATTAGACCTTTCAAACACATCGGGCCAAAATCTCATGTTACATTATTCATTTATACAAATGTGAGAACTTCTACAACAGTATATTGTCGTTCGTGACGTTCTGTGTCCATATCACATGTGTCACTTAAATTGCTTTCTGTAAATATGAAAAACACCAATGAAATGAAATCACACAAGCGCGGCATTCAAGACCACTAACACCAGTCACtacatcaaatgaaagaaacTCTCATACATGACTGTTTTGTCCGAAATGCCAATATTAGTTAGTTCTCTCCTTCACACACACAGACGAACTCCAACAACTTTTCTCCCGATACAGGATGGAGAAGCTTGTCGTTTCCATTCAACCACGTAGAAACGTGGTACGACGTGAATCATGTGTTAACTTAGGCAGCAATCATTAATCAACTTAATAGGAAGCCTACGACCTTGCTAGACCTTACTAGAATAATCTAAGAAAATGATCAGATACTACTTCCATGTTATTGAGCATAACCTTCATTTCTTGTCAAATTGCAATCAACTTGTTATATGCATGCCATGTCCAATCAACTTGTTACCAACTGAAGTTGAGAATTCGGATTTAAGCTGCGAGTGAGACTTCGACTTGCtcattgtttgtgttttttcttttcatgtttgtgtatttttaatataattagatTTGGTTTAGTTTATCAAATTGGAGATTGAATTAAAATTCTCATGGAAACGATAATTGGACTTGTGAAATGATATACTACAAATATCTTGTGCACTTGCAAGTTTTACACTATTGGACtctattaaaataatatataattgtttCTACCGAATAGATGGGTCTGGAGAGAGCGTACTAAAGGATAATAACATCAAGACATTAAGCGTGCAAGCTAGCCGAATAGTAAATGCAACAGATTGGGTGAGAACCAATTCACAACGTCAAACTCCTCAGTCTGCCAAACTAAGTCCTTAAAATGAAGAATCTCAAAGTTTAACACCAGTGAGAATGAGAAGCATGAATGACATCTAGCTTGTGATTGAAACAAAAACTTTTGAGGAAGCTGAGAGAGATATTGCATGGCAGAAAACTATGAAAAACGAGATTTCAATGAAACATTTGCACCTATGGTAGGCTTGGGTAACATAAAGACGTTAATTGCCTTGGTTGCACAAAAGGGCTAGAAATTGTACTTACACTTGTTTTAGTTTCTCGTCCATGAATAACATGTATTTGTGCTACAatcatttttttcctttattcgATATTAGAACCTAAGTTTTGCATAGattcattgttttggaataTTGCATGAAAATTACAATGCAGGTAATGTTGCCCCTCCTCATGCCATTAGAGGGAATGCAGAGGGAGAAAAAGAGGCGAAGCCACAATTCGAATGGACAGTCATTGCCACCCTGAGGATCGGTACCGTATATAGCAAGAATCTGCTCAAAGTGACAATATCTTGTATGACGGAGTTTGGCAAGCTCCCACAGGTATACATAATGCTTATTCATACAAttattacaatttatttttaatctgaAGAAACAGCTTAATTGGGTGCTTTAGAGTCGAACGTGATTGATCAAGTTTGTTTTCGCTTCAATCACATGGTACTGAGAATTGCATTCCAAGTAGTCCCTATAAGTCATCTCACGATAAGAGGTGGGTTGTGCTCATCTACAAACTCTGGTTCAGGCCTGACCACTGCGTGGTCAAAAAAGAAGGGCAAACTCGTCCGTTTCAGTTGGGTGTTCAAAGCCACCCGATGCACCAAGCTCTTGTACTTCCTATCGGTGAGACTCTGCCATGCATCATGAAATTAATCAAGATACAAAATTAGCAGTGGAGTTGATGAATGAAGATAAGAACTGTGCTTGCTCGCGTTCATTTggaattaatgaaaaatgttttttgtaatccaattttgtttttgaatgtTTATTCCATCCTATGATGTGAGATATTGAGAAAATAAAAGTCCATATTAGATAGTCCATTTTTATCTCAGATCCCTCAAATAAACTTATCCGACCTATACC
This genomic stretch from Pyrus communis chromosome 2, drPyrComm1.1, whole genome shotgun sequence harbors:
- the LOC137727047 gene encoding bidirectional sugar transporter SWEET1-like, which gives rise to MDPKTMHVLKVFFGVIGNGTALFLFLAPTITFRRIIRKRSTEQFSGIPYVMTMLNCLLSAWYGLPFVSPNNILVSTINGTGAAIELIYVLIFIIFAPKRERAKILGLFTAVLALFSAVALVSLLSLHDKSRKLFCGLAATVFSVIMYSSPFSIMSTVVRTKSVEFMPFFLSLFSFLCGTSWFIFGLLGHDPFVAIPNGFGSGLGALQLLLYFIYRDNKGKGSGTKKPNGAATTADESMETGVAKPDQQPKQSITINGAQDGHV